One genomic segment of Paraburkholderia hospita includes these proteins:
- a CDS encoding MSMEG_0570 family nitrogen starvation response protein → MPVMHFKVQWPDGSEANCYSPSTVVGEFFIAGQRYALGDFVERAREALHIGSERVREKYGFACSAAMDQLAQIEAQAQRFATDPQAEVQVVELL, encoded by the coding sequence ATGCCAGTCATGCACTTCAAGGTCCAGTGGCCGGACGGCAGCGAGGCCAACTGTTATTCGCCTTCGACCGTAGTCGGCGAATTCTTCATCGCCGGGCAGCGTTACGCGCTTGGCGATTTCGTCGAGCGAGCGCGCGAGGCGCTGCATATCGGCTCCGAACGCGTGCGCGAGAAGTACGGCTTCGCTTGCTCCGCTGCGATGGATCAGCTTGCGCAGATCGAAGCGCAGGCGCAGCGCTTCGCCACCGATCCGCAAGCGGAAGTCCAGGTCGTCGAACTTTTGTGA